ATGCGCTCGGCCATGTCGTTGAACTGTTGCGACAGTTCGTAGATGTTCGACTTGCCGGACAGCTTCACGCGCGTCGACAGCGTACCGGCGCCGAATGCGCGTGCGGCTTCCTGCAGCCTGCGCAGGTCGCGCCAGTGATAGTGAACCCACAGCACCACCGCGAACAGCGCGCTGAGCGCGAGCAGCATGTATGCATAGATCTTGATGTCGAGGCTGAATATTTCGATCGGCCGCGCATGCAGCACCGAACCATCCGCGAGCGGCATGTAGTAATCCTTGCGGTCGTAGCTGATCGCGATCCGGCCGGCGTCGAGATCGCGCAGCGGCTCGCCGCTCAATTGCGCGCGGGCGGTGGCCATCGGCATGAAGTCGAATCGTTCGTTGCCGTGTTTCGCGAGCTCGCGCAGCGCGAACTTGCGCTGCTCGCCCGGGTGGCGTTCGAGGTAATCGTTGAGCACGAACGCGTAGGTCGTCAACGATTCCCGCTCCGCCTGCGCGCTGCGATCGTAAAAAATCCGGTCGAACGACAGCTGGACGAAGATGATCGACGAAGCGACGAACAGGATCACGACGAGGTAAAGCCGAATCAACGGGCGGAGCATTTATTCGTCCCACGCGGAAGGGCTGAACAGGTAGCCGCGGCCCCAGATCGTCTTGATCTTGTGCGGCTCCGACGACGCATCCTCGAAGCGGCGGCGCAGCTTCGAGATGCCGGAATCGACCGAGCGGTCGAGACCGTCGAACTCGATCCCGCGCAGCTGCTTCAGGATATCGTCGCGGCTCAGCACGGTGCCGGCCGCGCGGGCGAGGATCAGCAGCAGGTTGAATTCGGCTGTCTTCAGGTCGACCGGCTCGCCGCGCCACGTGACGGTGCGGTTCGGCGGCGAGATCGCCAGTTCGCCGAACACGAGCGCTTCGGGCGCGGCCACCGGCGCTTCCGCGGCGGCCCGCTGCGCACGGCGCAGCAGCGCGCGGGCGCGGGCGACCAGCACGCGCGGTTCGATCGGCTTCGTCACGTAGTCGTCGGCGCCTGTCTCCAGGCCCGCGACCTGGTCGTAGACGTCCAGGCGCGCGGTCAGGATCAGCACGGGGACGTTGGTGAACGCACGGATGCGCCGGCAGACTTCCATGCCGTCGAGGTTCGGCAGCATCAGGTCGAGTATCACGAGGGCCGGCTGGTGCTCGCGCACCGCGGCGACGGCGAGGTCGCCGCGTCGCACGACCGTCACCGCGAATTCATAGCCGTCGAGGTACTCGCGGAC
This region of Burkholderia contaminans genomic DNA includes:
- a CDS encoding response regulator; protein product: MNEDPLKYRVLLIEDDDRLAQLVREYLDGYEFAVTVVRRGDLAVAAVREHQPALVILDLMLPNLDGMEVCRRIRAFTNVPVLILTARLDVYDQVAGLETGADDYVTKPIEPRVLVARARALLRRAQRAAAEAPVAAPEALVFGELAISPPNRTVTWRGEPVDLKTAEFNLLLILARAAGTVLSRDDILKQLRGIEFDGLDRSVDSGISKLRRRFEDASSEPHKIKTIWGRGYLFSPSAWDE